A genomic window from Chitinophaga pollutisoli includes:
- a CDS encoding helix-turn-helix domain-containing protein → MKGDIDTTRNQHSNVPWITFEDLIKFKAELLKEIEELLKAQLHPAERKWLKSYEVRKMLNLSAGTLQTLRDNGTLPYTKMGGALYYDYKDIEKLLEKSKVVKQWMKDEWK, encoded by the coding sequence ATGAAAGGAGATATAGATACCACTCGTAACCAGCATTCAAATGTTCCTTGGATCACTTTTGAGGATCTCATTAAATTCAAAGCGGAACTACTGAAGGAAATTGAGGAACTATTGAAGGCGCAGCTGCATCCTGCTGAGAGAAAATGGTTGAAGTCCTATGAAGTGAGAAAGATGTTGAATCTCTCGGCGGGAACGCTACAGACGCTAAGGGATAATGGAACATTGCCGTATACAAAGATGGGAGGCGCCCTTTATTACGACTATAAAGACATCGAGAAATTGTTGGAGAAAAGTAAAGTTGTC
- a CDS encoding tyrosine-type recombinase/integrase: MAAHTLSLDFITRKDKKDANRVCIFGRITIDGPPKEFSLGEFISAEKWDPDSESVRGKNQEAKDINNYIQNVRTKVRNLFRNLSETQEHVTALQVKDAYTGKSNKGHTIDKLFERHEKKFMPELKAGTWKNFITTRKYVLNFVQHQFKQKDAHIKVLNYEFMLDLEAYIIQNPIDKSKPCKGNGLAHHLERFKGIIKWGENLGWFKQAPFSKFKVSRAKVPKVKLRPHQLKLIETKRLSDPQLDYVRDLFMFSCFTGFAFAEVSRLSMNDFEISSNGKFWCTMYRQKTIELEAVPLIDQAVALVKKYKDRPESVANGTVFPPVTNQHVNRCLKILTEIFGIGFPLRFHRARHTFGYYAIKAGVDIKIIKEIMGHTKLTTTDLYTMVDEEMAEEAMIKVQIATDKRKMLPSPGEFISNSRPSNLR; this comes from the coding sequence ATGGCAGCTCACACTCTCAGCCTGGATTTTATCACTCGGAAAGACAAAAAAGATGCTAACCGGGTTTGCATCTTCGGACGGATCACAATTGACGGTCCCCCCAAAGAATTTTCTCTAGGCGAATTTATTTCAGCAGAAAAATGGGATCCTGATTCAGAATCCGTTAGGGGTAAAAACCAAGAAGCTAAAGATATAAACAACTATATCCAAAACGTGAGAACGAAAGTTCGTAATCTATTCAGGAATCTTTCAGAAACCCAGGAGCATGTTACTGCCCTTCAGGTAAAAGATGCATATACGGGTAAAAGCAACAAGGGGCATACAATTGATAAACTTTTCGAAAGGCACGAGAAAAAGTTTATGCCGGAATTAAAGGCGGGTACCTGGAAGAATTTTATAACAACTCGGAAGTACGTGCTGAATTTTGTTCAACACCAATTCAAGCAGAAAGACGCTCATATTAAAGTATTAAATTATGAGTTTATGTTAGATTTGGAGGCATACATCATTCAAAATCCGATAGATAAATCTAAACCATGTAAAGGCAACGGATTAGCTCATCACCTTGAACGATTTAAAGGCATTATTAAGTGGGGTGAGAATTTGGGTTGGTTTAAACAGGCACCATTCAGTAAGTTCAAGGTAAGTCGTGCAAAAGTTCCAAAGGTAAAATTACGTCCCCATCAGCTCAAATTAATTGAAACAAAACGACTCAGTGATCCCCAGCTGGATTATGTCAGGGATTTGTTTATGTTTAGTTGTTTCACCGGATTTGCTTTTGCTGAAGTTTCCCGTCTTTCAATGAATGATTTCGAGATAAGTTCCAATGGAAAGTTTTGGTGTACAATGTACCGACAAAAGACAATAGAATTGGAGGCTGTCCCTTTAATTGACCAGGCTGTTGCTTTAGTTAAGAAGTATAAGGACCGGCCGGAATCAGTGGCCAATGGGACTGTGTTTCCCCCAGTAACGAATCAGCATGTTAACCGGTGTTTGAAAATTCTTACAGAGATTTTCGGGATCGGTTTCCCTTTAAGGTTTCATAGGGCGCGACACACTTTTGGCTATTATGCCATTAAAGCAGGAGTTGATATTAAAATAATCAAGGAAATAATGGGGCACACAAAACTTACAACAACCGACTTGTATACGATGGTTGATGAGGAAATGGCTGAGGAAGCAATGATTAAAGTACAAATTGCAACTGATAAGCGGAAGATGCTTCCAAGTCCTGGCGAGTTTATTAGCAACTCACGCCCGTCCAATTTGAGGTGA
- a CDS encoding DUF6660 family protein, with protein MKWIATILVIYFTALFGAPCSDAKNVCAELKSPSKDLSHNHNQDKDDNCSPFCQCTCCSVSVTSFKFNLPEFNIPLREFKAKKGSIRDCFFVSNYSGNIWQPPRFNA; from the coding sequence ATGAAATGGATAGCAACCATATTAGTAATTTACTTCACGGCACTTTTCGGTGCTCCGTGCAGCGATGCTAAGAATGTTTGTGCGGAACTAAAATCTCCATCCAAAGACCTTAGTCATAATCATAATCAAGACAAAGACGATAATTGTTCCCCGTTTTGCCAGTGCACTTGTTGCAGTGTTTCAGTAACCTCCTTTAAGTTTAACTTACCAGAATTTAATATCCCTTTACGAGAATTTAAAGCCAAAAAGGGTTCAATAAGGGATTGTTTTTTTGTTTCCAACTACTCCGGAAATATTTGGCAGCCGCCGAGATTTAACGCTTAA
- a CDS encoding efflux RND transporter permease subunit, with the protein MLDRIIKFSIKNKIIIGLMTLLLIIWGAWSATKLPIDAVPDITNNQVQIFTTCPTLAGQEVEQLVTFPIEQSIANVPKIEEIRSISRFGLSVITVVFEEEVDIYFARQLINERLKEAVDKIPQGIGTPEMAPVSTGLGEVYQYIIHPKKGSEKKYNAKDLRTMQDWIVARQLYGTPGIAEVNSFGGQLKQYEVAVNPDRLRAMGVSIPDIFTALEKNNQNTGGHISTKSQMPILSEV; encoded by the coding sequence GTGTTAGATCGTATTATTAAATTCAGTATAAAGAACAAAATCATTATTGGTTTAATGACTTTGTTACTTATAATATGGGGAGCGTGGAGTGCCACCAAATTGCCCATAGATGCCGTCCCTGATATTACCAACAATCAGGTTCAGATATTTACTACCTGTCCAACATTGGCAGGACAAGAAGTAGAACAACTGGTAACCTTTCCCATAGAGCAAAGTATTGCCAATGTTCCGAAGATCGAAGAAATACGCAGCATTTCCCGTTTCGGACTTTCGGTGATAACCGTTGTTTTTGAAGAGGAAGTAGACATATATTTTGCCAGGCAGCTCATTAATGAAAGACTAAAAGAGGCTGTTGATAAAATACCTCAGGGAATCGGAACGCCGGAAATGGCACCAGTCAGTACAGGTTTAGGTGAAGTGTACCAGTATATCATTCACCCTAAAAAGGGAAGCGAAAAGAAGTACAACGCAAAAGACCTTCGCACGATGCAGGATTGGATCGTTGCCAGGCAATTATATGGTACTCCGGGTATTGCCGAAGTGAACAGCTTTGGAGGTCAATTGAAGCAATACGAAGTTGCTGTGAATCCCGATAGGTTGAGAGCAATGGGAGTAAGTATCCCGGATATTTTTACAGCTCTTGAAAAGAACAACCAGAACACGGGGGGGCATATATCGACAAAAAGCCAAATGCCTATTTTATCAGAGGTATAG
- a CDS encoding CusA/CzcA family heavy metal efflux RND transporter produces MVTSLDDVRRIVVKNSGAVPIYINDVAEVKFGNAVRYGALTYNGEVDAVGGVVMMLKGENSNEVVKRIKEKLPTIQQSLPDDITIEPYLDRTDLVGRAISTVEKNLIEGALIVIFVLVLFLGNFRAGLIVASAIPLAMLFALGMMNVFGVSANLMSLGAIDFGLIVDGAVIVVEATMHHLGLRKSTAKLTQSEMDDEVFTSASKIRTSAAFGEIIILIVYIPILTLVGVEGKMFRPMAQTVGFAIFGALILSLTYIPMMCALFLSKKPSHKRTFSDKMMGRLQSWYQPLLQKAIRIKYVVVGVTVGIFAIAIFFFSRMGGEFIPQLQEGDYAFHCILPQGSSLNQSIETSMQASRIIKQFDEVKMVVGKTGAAEVPTDPMPPEATDLMVVLKPQDEWKSERSYTELAEAIMEKLEVIPGVFFEKNQPIQMRFNELMTGIRQDVAVKIFGENIDTLASYAQEVSEVIQSVPGATSPQVERVSGLPQINVEYDRTRIANYGLTIQDVNDVVSTAFAGKSSGQVYENERRFDLVVRLDSAHRSSIDDVNNLMIPTSTGIQIPLSQIANVEYKLGPAQISREAGKRRIVIGFNVSGRDVQSVVEDIQQQLSAKVKLPSGYYFTYGGQFENLKKASDRLMIAVPVSLLLIFMLLYFTFHSFKQATLIFTAIPMSAIGGVFALMLRGMPFSISAGIGFIALFGVAVLNGIVLIGTFNQLKKEGMNDVFQRVKEGTMTRLRPVLMTATVASLGFLPMAISTSAGAEVQKPLATVVIGGLITATFLTLFVLPLLYIIFNSKVNIKGKGGMKTTAVVVLLCLAGFSSVNAQQPQRISIDNAIGTALKSNQQFGVNTAQIKSASLNVKTATDIPKTGVFAENEDLRPSDNVGILKIGLSQSIAWPGLYAARKNYFREQLKYAELNTDVLNAVVKRDVRTAYYQLWYLQDKQALFQRLDSIYTMLFKTTEVRVRTGDVAKLDQVAAEAKLRELQAFLEQNKKAMTVQQQQLMLLLNQNEWLLPVAEPLKKVDVELLENATGHPVLALQEQNVNIASSNIKVQQNTNKPEFTGRFFSQRVWGAKDPFTGFSVMASFPLFGTGAYRNKIRVAVAEKEVQEKALSYQSQLFQTQRASAIADIEKNYTLLNFYETSGLKHAEEIISAASLSYRTGEISFADLGQFLNQAISIRQNYLDVMNQYNQSAIQFNYFNNK; encoded by the coding sequence CTGGTAACGTCTTTAGATGACGTTAGAAGGATTGTGGTCAAAAATTCCGGAGCCGTGCCAATATATATTAATGACGTTGCTGAAGTAAAATTTGGCAACGCAGTAAGGTATGGCGCTTTAACTTATAATGGAGAAGTAGACGCTGTAGGCGGCGTAGTGATGATGTTGAAAGGGGAAAACAGTAACGAGGTGGTTAAGCGGATAAAAGAAAAGCTGCCTACTATTCAGCAGTCGCTACCTGATGATATTACGATCGAACCATACCTGGACAGGACTGATCTTGTGGGTCGTGCTATCAGTACAGTGGAAAAGAATTTGATTGAAGGAGCGCTGATAGTGATTTTTGTACTGGTATTGTTCCTTGGGAATTTCCGGGCCGGATTGATCGTAGCATCTGCCATTCCCCTTGCAATGTTATTTGCACTTGGAATGATGAACGTATTCGGAGTGAGCGCCAACCTGATGAGTTTGGGAGCTATAGACTTCGGGCTGATCGTAGATGGGGCTGTTATCGTCGTTGAAGCTACCATGCACCATCTTGGTCTGCGAAAATCGACGGCCAAGCTGACTCAATCTGAAATGGATGATGAAGTATTTACCTCGGCGTCCAAAATACGTACCAGTGCTGCTTTTGGAGAAATCATTATCCTCATTGTATATATCCCCATTCTTACTTTGGTTGGTGTTGAAGGCAAAATGTTCCGCCCAATGGCCCAGACAGTTGGCTTTGCCATTTTCGGAGCATTGATATTATCACTGACCTATATCCCTATGATGTGTGCTTTGTTTTTATCAAAGAAACCCAGTCACAAACGCACATTTAGTGACAAGATGATGGGCAGATTACAAAGTTGGTATCAACCATTGTTACAAAAAGCTATCCGGATTAAATATGTTGTAGTGGGTGTCACCGTTGGCATTTTTGCTATTGCCATATTTTTCTTCAGCAGAATGGGTGGAGAGTTCATTCCTCAACTACAAGAGGGAGACTATGCGTTTCACTGTATTCTACCACAGGGAAGTTCCTTGAATCAAAGTATCGAAACTTCCATGCAGGCTTCGCGAATTATCAAACAATTCGATGAAGTCAAGATGGTTGTAGGTAAAACAGGCGCAGCCGAAGTGCCTACAGATCCGATGCCTCCTGAAGCTACAGACTTAATGGTCGTCCTTAAACCTCAGGATGAATGGAAATCTGAACGAAGTTATACGGAGCTAGCAGAAGCTATAATGGAAAAATTGGAAGTTATACCCGGCGTGTTCTTTGAAAAGAACCAGCCGATACAGATGCGTTTTAATGAGCTGATGACTGGAATCAGACAGGATGTAGCAGTCAAGATATTTGGGGAGAATATCGATACGCTAGCATCTTATGCGCAAGAAGTAAGTGAGGTTATTCAAAGTGTACCCGGAGCAACTTCTCCTCAAGTTGAACGGGTTAGCGGGCTTCCGCAGATCAATGTTGAATATGATCGCACCCGAATTGCCAACTACGGATTGACAATACAGGACGTAAATGATGTGGTAAGTACTGCTTTTGCTGGCAAAAGCTCGGGCCAAGTGTATGAAAACGAAAGGCGATTTGATTTGGTTGTCCGGTTGGATAGTGCACATAGAAGTAGCATAGATGATGTAAATAACCTGATGATACCTACAAGTACAGGCATACAAATACCTCTATCACAGATTGCAAATGTTGAATACAAGTTGGGGCCTGCGCAAATAAGCCGGGAAGCAGGAAAACGTCGTATTGTTATAGGTTTCAACGTTTCGGGCAGAGATGTACAGAGTGTCGTGGAAGATATACAGCAACAATTATCAGCTAAAGTCAAGCTGCCTTCAGGATATTACTTCACCTACGGTGGACAGTTTGAGAATCTGAAAAAAGCGAGTGACCGCTTGATGATCGCAGTTCCTGTTTCACTACTGCTAATTTTTATGTTATTGTATTTCACGTTTCACTCCTTTAAGCAAGCTACATTAATATTTACGGCAATTCCTATGAGCGCTATTGGAGGCGTCTTTGCATTAATGCTTCGGGGGATGCCTTTCAGCATCAGTGCTGGTATCGGATTTATTGCCCTGTTTGGGGTTGCTGTATTAAATGGTATCGTGCTAATAGGAACGTTCAATCAGTTAAAAAAAGAAGGTATGAATGATGTGTTCCAAAGGGTCAAGGAAGGTACGATGACCCGTTTGCGACCGGTATTAATGACGGCAACAGTGGCTTCTTTGGGCTTTTTGCCAATGGCAATCAGTACCAGTGCCGGTGCGGAGGTACAAAAGCCCTTGGCAACCGTGGTAATAGGCGGATTGATTACGGCGACATTTTTGACACTGTTTGTATTGCCACTCCTGTACATCATCTTCAATTCAAAAGTAAATATCAAAGGCAAAGGCGGTATGAAAACGACAGCAGTGGTTGTCTTACTGTGTCTGGCAGGCTTTTCATCTGTCAATGCACAACAACCACAGCGTATTTCAATAGATAACGCTATAGGTACAGCGCTAAAGAGCAATCAACAATTTGGTGTCAATACTGCTCAGATCAAAAGTGCATCTCTAAATGTGAAGACGGCAACTGATATTCCCAAAACAGGGGTGTTTGCTGAAAACGAGGACTTACGTCCTTCCGATAACGTAGGTATTTTAAAAATTGGTTTGTCGCAAAGCATTGCCTGGCCTGGTCTATACGCTGCCCGGAAAAACTATTTCAGGGAACAACTTAAGTACGCTGAACTCAATACCGATGTCTTAAACGCCGTTGTCAAAAGAGATGTGCGAACCGCCTATTATCAGCTTTGGTATTTACAAGATAAGCAGGCGCTTTTTCAGCGTCTCGACAGTATATATACAATGCTGTTCAAAACTACAGAAGTAAGGGTAAGGACGGGAGACGTTGCGAAACTGGACCAGGTAGCGGCAGAGGCCAAGCTGCGGGAATTACAGGCTTTCCTTGAACAGAACAAGAAGGCAATGACGGTACAACAACAACAATTGATGCTGCTTTTAAATCAAAATGAGTGGTTGCTCCCGGTGGCCGAGCCGCTTAAAAAAGTAGACGTTGAATTGTTGGAAAATGCCACCGGCCACCCGGTATTAGCCTTACAGGAACAGAATGTAAATATTGCATCTTCTAATATCAAAGTTCAGCAGAACACCAATAAACCGGAGTTTACAGGTCGGTTCTTCAGCCAGCGAGTGTGGGGTGCGAAAGACCCTTTCACCGGATTTTCTGTAATGGCATCTTTTCCTTTGTTCGGAACCGGAGCCTACCGCAATAAGATCAGGGTTGCAGTTGCTGAAAAAGAAGTACAGGAGAAAGCGCTGTCTTACCAAAGTCAGTTATTTCAGACCCAAAGGGCTTCCGCAATTGCTGATATAGAAAAAAACTACACTTTGTTGAATTTCTACGAAACGTCAGGATTAAAGCATGCTGAGGAAATCATCAGTGCCGCAAGCCTGAGTTATAGAACCGGTGAAATAAGTTTTGCAGACCTGGGTCAATTTCTCAACCAGGCCATTAGCATTCGTCAGAATTATCTGGATGTTATGAATCAGTACAATCAATCTGCCATCCAATTCAATTACTTCAATAACAAATAA
- a CDS encoding efflux RND transporter periplasmic adaptor subunit — translation MKIIGKILVAVIIVSSLYSCGGKAKTGEDSTAEAKKVEEGEEGHGEEESTTIASLSQEQIKAVGITLGNIENKNLTASIKANGALRVPNNKKANATSLYGGVVKSLRVQLGDFVHKGQVIATIENPQFVQLQEEYITIDSKITLAQQELNRQKELNQGNAGALKNLQSATADINALLARKASLQKQIQLMGINPTSINRDNLRAALVVTSPVSGTISNEFAKIGSYVDVSSPVVEIVDNSLLHLDLQVFEKDLPYMKVGQTVNFTITNNPQVTYNAKVFNIGSSFENESKTVAVHCTVVGNKTGLIDGMNITGMVSVENVMAPTVPNEAIVEAEGKFYIFVHTDKEPEAGHEEGGDEHKEGEKHDHVAENQQSEPKMNFEKIEVAKGVSELGYTVITPVTNIPKDAKIVTKGAFFINAKLSNAGGHDDH, via the coding sequence ATGAAAATCATAGGAAAAATATTAGTTGCAGTTATAATTGTATCTTCTTTATATAGCTGTGGTGGAAAGGCAAAGACCGGAGAAGATAGTACTGCCGAAGCAAAAAAGGTAGAGGAAGGCGAAGAAGGGCATGGAGAGGAAGAGTCCACAACCATTGCATCACTCAGCCAAGAACAGATCAAGGCAGTTGGAATAACTCTTGGGAATATCGAAAATAAAAATCTCACCGCTTCTATTAAAGCGAATGGTGCGCTTAGGGTTCCCAATAATAAAAAGGCAAATGCTACTTCGCTTTATGGAGGTGTTGTTAAAAGTCTTCGTGTTCAGTTGGGTGATTTTGTCCATAAGGGCCAAGTTATTGCCACCATCGAAAATCCGCAGTTTGTTCAGTTGCAGGAAGAATATATTACCATCGATAGCAAGATTACCCTGGCGCAGCAGGAATTAAATCGTCAGAAAGAGCTTAATCAAGGCAACGCCGGGGCTTTGAAGAACCTTCAAAGTGCTACAGCCGATATCAATGCATTATTGGCTCGTAAGGCTTCATTGCAAAAGCAGATACAGTTAATGGGTATTAATCCGACAAGTATCAACCGGGATAATCTAAGAGCTGCATTGGTAGTTACAAGTCCTGTCAGTGGTACAATAAGTAATGAGTTTGCCAAGATCGGTAGTTATGTAGATGTGTCATCCCCCGTTGTTGAAATTGTAGACAACAGTTTGCTCCATCTTGACCTTCAGGTATTTGAAAAGGATCTCCCCTACATGAAAGTGGGACAAACGGTGAATTTCACCATCACCAATAACCCCCAGGTAACATATAATGCAAAAGTATTCAATATAGGTTCATCATTTGAAAACGAAAGCAAAACGGTAGCTGTGCACTGTACAGTGGTAGGTAATAAAACCGGACTGATTGATGGCATGAACATCACAGGAATGGTGAGTGTAGAAAATGTTATGGCACCTACGGTGCCAAATGAGGCCATTGTTGAGGCGGAAGGTAAATTCTACATTTTCGTTCACACAGACAAAGAACCTGAAGCCGGTCATGAAGAAGGAGGTGATGAACACAAAGAAGGCGAAAAACACGATCATGTTGCCGAGAACCAACAAAGCGAACCTAAAATGAACTTTGAAAAGATCGAAGTAGCGAAAGGCGTTTCCGAATTGGGATATACGGTAATCACTCCTGTAACTAATATTCCAAAAGACGCAAAAATAGTTACAAAGGGAGCCTTCTTCATTAATGCCAAACTGAGCAATGCTGGAGGGCATGACGATCATTAA